From the Pseudomonas sp. SORT22 genome, one window contains:
- a CDS encoding TSUP family transporter gives MMEIDITLLLTLASVALMAGFFDAIAGGGGLITLPVLFVAGIDPLAAIATNKFQAASATVSATFAFARKGMIDWKRGLPMAAMAFAGGALGALSVSLVPKSFLQACVPVLLILVAAYFAFSPKPDEQQRKARISISLFCLAVAPVIGFYDGVFGPGVGSFYMVACVVLLGQPMLRAVCNSKLLNAACNLGALSVFSLSGAIVWPLALAMACAAFVGAQLGARCAVHFGPKLIKPLLVCVCCIMALKLLLSAGNPLGEWLQHQFL, from the coding sequence ATGATGGAAATTGATATCACCCTGCTGCTGACCCTGGCGTCGGTAGCGCTGATGGCCGGATTTTTCGATGCCATCGCCGGCGGCGGCGGGCTGATCACCCTGCCGGTGCTGTTCGTTGCCGGCATCGACCCGCTGGCAGCAATCGCCACCAACAAGTTCCAGGCCGCCTCGGCGACGGTCTCGGCCACCTTTGCCTTTGCCCGCAAGGGCATGATCGACTGGAAGCGCGGCCTGCCCATGGCGGCCATGGCTTTTGCCGGTGGCGCCCTCGGGGCGCTGTCGGTGAGCCTGGTGCCCAAGAGTTTCCTCCAGGCCTGCGTACCGGTGCTGCTGATCCTGGTGGCCGCCTACTTTGCCTTCAGCCCCAAGCCGGACGAGCAGCAGCGCAAGGCGAGGATCTCGATCAGCCTGTTCTGCCTGGCGGTGGCGCCGGTGATCGGCTTCTACGACGGGGTGTTCGGCCCCGGCGTTGGCTCGTTCTACATGGTGGCGTGCGTGGTTCTGCTCGGCCAGCCGATGCTGCGCGCGGTGTGCAACAGCAAACTGCTCAACGCCGCCTGCAACCTCGGGGCGCTGTCGGTGTTTTCCCTGAGCGGCGCGATCGTCTGGCCGCTGGCCCTGGCGATGGCTTGCGCGGCCTTCGTCGGCGCGCAACTGGGGGCTCGCTGCGCGGTGCATTTCGGTCCTAAACTGATCAAGCCGCTGCTGGTCTGCGTGTGCTGCATCATGGCCCTCAAGCTGCTGCTCAGCGCCGGCAACCCCCTTGGCGAATGGCTGCAACATCAGTTTCTATAG
- a CDS encoding TauD/TfdA family dioxygenase yields MQDSEVAYLSFDQDQARTLAAASQHLAELGGPQARGVANQARQWAQRLHPTLDASQKAVLQRFADGQLSALMCSQMACPGSDPLPEHLPELATLAQSERCLYLASRNQLLLELVNYRAFAFDIDNEGQIMRLVGNFKGGGSVPRPDEHQHTEVELSSHAGLRLGPHTEAPYNCSVAASEGRSPAPSALILSARWNPAGEPTRIIPLRAIIEQLGSLHALALTSASFDFTRSECFVAGQGEAGQATSMLQFDPDGGFSLRYNSYRFSLNDHASDAAARAFDAFQALVRDAQPLPFVLHPESALLINNCRALHGRDILQDNRRLLVRLFGYSRFARPIVLNDDPLLVRG; encoded by the coding sequence ATGCAGGATTCGGAAGTCGCGTACCTGAGTTTCGACCAGGACCAGGCCCGTACGCTGGCAGCTGCCAGCCAGCACCTCGCCGAACTCGGCGGTCCTCAGGCCCGCGGAGTCGCCAACCAGGCGCGCCAGTGGGCACAACGCCTGCACCCTACCCTCGACGCCAGCCAGAAGGCCGTGTTGCAACGCTTTGCCGATGGCCAGTTGTCGGCCCTGATGTGCTCGCAGATGGCCTGCCCCGGCAGCGATCCGCTGCCCGAGCATCTGCCTGAGCTGGCCACCCTGGCTCAGAGCGAGCGCTGCCTGTACCTGGCCTCGCGCAACCAGTTGCTGCTGGAGCTGGTGAACTACCGGGCCTTTGCCTTCGATATCGACAACGAAGGCCAGATCATGCGGCTGGTCGGCAACTTCAAAGGCGGCGGCAGCGTGCCCCGCCCCGACGAACACCAGCACACCGAAGTCGAACTCAGCTCTCACGCCGGGTTGCGCCTGGGCCCGCATACCGAAGCGCCCTACAACTGTTCGGTTGCCGCCAGCGAGGGCCGCTCACCTGCGCCGTCAGCGCTGATCCTTTCCGCGCGCTGGAACCCGGCGGGCGAACCGACCCGGATCATCCCGCTGCGCGCCATCATCGAGCAACTGGGCAGCCTGCATGCGCTGGCGTTGACCTCGGCCTCCTTCGACTTCACCCGCAGCGAGTGCTTTGTCGCCGGTCAAGGCGAGGCCGGCCAGGCCACGTCGATGCTGCAGTTCGATCCCGACGGCGGTTTCAGCCTGCGCTACAACTCGTATCGTTTCTCGTTGAACGATCACGCCAGCGACGCCGCAGCCCGTGCCTTCGACGCCTTCCAGGCGCTGGTCCGGGACGCCCAGCCCTTGCCGTTCGTGCTCCACCCCGAAAGCGCCTTGCTGATCAATAACTGCCGCGCCCTACACGGGCGCGACATTCTCCAGGACAACCGGCGCCTGCTGGTGCGCCTGTTCGGCTACTCGCGATTCGCGCGCCCGATAGTCCTCAACGATGACCCGCTGCTGGTACGTGGCTGA
- a CDS encoding sugar nucleotide-binding protein: MRMRLMLLGGGSALGQALIRLGAEEDIGFLAPRPPDSGWDPASLTQLLDDTRPDALINLAYYFDWFQAEAVSEQRLAQQERAVERLAELCQHHNIILVQPSSYRVFDGSRATAYSEKDEPVPLGLRGQALWRIEQSVRATCPQHVLLRFGWVLDESIDGVLGRFLTRAEQPQELLLADDRRGNPTPVDDAARVILSVLKQLDCAAPLWGTYHYAGNEATTPLALGQAILTEAAQLHKLAVQAPTAQAHAARPDASEEPQHAVLACKKILHTFGIKPRAWRAGLPPLLDRFYRHG; the protein is encoded by the coding sequence ATGCGAATGCGCCTGATGCTGTTGGGTGGTGGAAGTGCCCTCGGGCAAGCGCTGATTCGACTCGGGGCCGAGGAAGATATCGGCTTTCTGGCACCGCGCCCGCCGGACAGCGGCTGGGATCCGGCGAGCCTGACCCAGTTGCTCGACGACACCCGCCCTGATGCGCTGATCAACCTGGCTTACTACTTCGACTGGTTCCAGGCCGAAGCGGTCAGCGAGCAGCGCCTGGCCCAGCAGGAGCGCGCCGTCGAGCGCCTGGCCGAGCTGTGTCAGCACCACAACATCATTCTTGTCCAGCCGTCCAGCTACCGGGTCTTCGATGGCTCGCGGGCGACCGCTTACAGCGAAAAGGACGAGCCAGTGCCGCTGGGCCTGCGTGGCCAGGCCCTGTGGCGCATCGAGCAGAGCGTGCGCGCCACCTGCCCGCAGCATGTGTTGCTGCGCTTTGGCTGGGTGCTCGACGAGAGTATCGATGGCGTCCTCGGCCGCTTCCTGACCCGCGCCGAGCAACCGCAAGAACTGCTGCTGGCCGATGACCGGCGCGGCAACCCGACGCCGGTGGACGACGCTGCGCGGGTAATCCTCTCGGTGCTCAAGCAGCTCGATTGCGCCGCGCCCCTGTGGGGCACCTATCACTACGCCGGGAACGAGGCGACCACGCCGCTGGCGCTGGGGCAGGCTATCCTCACGGAAGCGGCCCAGTTGCATAAGCTGGCGGTACAGGCCCCGACCGCGCAGGCCCACGCCGCGCGCCCGGACGCCAGCGAAGAACCGCAGCATGCGGTGCTGGCCTGCAAGAAAATCCTCCACACCTTCGGCATCAAGCCCCGCGCCTGGCGCGCCGGTTTGCCGCCCTTACTGGATCGCTTCTATCGTCATGGCTGA
- a CDS encoding NAD-dependent epimerase/dehydratase family protein — translation MADAPILITGGAGFIGSHLSDALLEKGYSVRILDDLSTGKRSNLQIDNPRLQLVEGDVADAELVKRAAAGCQAVVHLAAVASVQASVDDPVKTHQSNFIGTLNVCEAMRLNGIKRVLFASSAAVYGNNGEGQSIVEDTPKAPLTPYAVDKLASEQYLDFYRRQHGLEPVVFRFFNIFGPRQDPSSPYSGVISIFCERALNGTPITLFGDGEQTRDFLYVGDLVTVMVQALELAQVEEGAVNIGLNQATSLNQLLAALKSVVGDLPAISHGPARSGDIRHSRANNQRLLARFDFPEPTPLVVGLARLLGR, via the coding sequence ATGGCTGATGCCCCTATTCTGATCACCGGTGGCGCCGGCTTCATCGGTTCCCACCTCAGCGATGCGTTGCTGGAAAAAGGCTATAGCGTGCGTATCCTCGACGACCTGTCGACGGGCAAGCGCAGCAACCTGCAGATCGACAACCCCCGGCTGCAACTGGTCGAAGGTGATGTCGCCGACGCCGAACTGGTCAAGCGCGCCGCGGCCGGTTGCCAGGCGGTGGTGCACCTGGCCGCGGTCGCCTCGGTACAGGCCTCGGTGGACGACCCGGTGAAAACCCACCAGAGCAACTTCATCGGCACCCTCAACGTGTGCGAGGCCATGCGCCTGAACGGCATCAAGCGCGTGCTGTTTGCCTCCAGCGCGGCGGTGTACGGCAACAATGGCGAAGGCCAGTCGATTGTCGAAGACACGCCCAAGGCGCCGTTGACGCCTTACGCGGTGGATAAACTGGCCAGCGAGCAGTACCTGGACTTCTACCGCCGCCAGCATGGCCTGGAGCCGGTGGTGTTCCGCTTTTTCAATATCTTCGGCCCGCGCCAGGATCCTTCCTCGCCGTATTCCGGGGTTATCAGCATCTTCTGCGAGCGCGCCCTGAACGGCACGCCGATCACCCTGTTTGGCGACGGTGAGCAGACCCGCGATTTTCTCTATGTTGGCGATCTGGTCACGGTAATGGTCCAGGCGCTGGAGTTGGCACAGGTCGAGGAGGGCGCGGTGAACATCGGCCTGAACCAGGCCACTTCGCTGAACCAGTTGCTGGCGGCATTGAAGTCGGTGGTTGGCGATTTGCCGGCGATCAGCCATGGGCCGGCGCGCTCGGGCGATATCCGCCATTCGCGGGCGAACAACCAGCGCTTGCTGGCGCGTTTTGATTTCCCTGAGCCGACGCCGCTGGTGGTGGGGCTGGCGCGACTTTTAGGACGCTGA
- a CDS encoding OmpW family outer membrane protein — MNKSLLGASLVALALAAPVAHAHQAGDFILRAGAITTAPNENSGDIKLDGTKMSGTKATLDSDTQLGLAFAYMLTDHIGLELLAATPFQHTVGVKGLGAGLDGKLGDIKQLPPTLSLQYYPMEASSKFQPYAGIGLNYTMFFDEDLSSNRKAQGFSNMKLKDSVGLAGQLGMDYMINDNFLINAAVWYVDIDTKATIDGPSALGVGKTKVDVDVDPWVYMVGVGYKF; from the coding sequence ATGAACAAGTCCTTGCTTGGCGCCTCGCTCGTTGCTCTGGCGCTTGCAGCCCCTGTTGCCCACGCCCACCAGGCTGGCGACTTCATCCTGCGTGCCGGTGCGATCACTACCGCTCCCAACGAGAACAGCGGCGACATCAAGCTCGACGGCACCAAGATGTCCGGCACCAAGGCTACTCTGGACAGCGACACCCAGCTGGGCCTGGCGTTTGCCTACATGCTGACCGACCACATCGGCCTCGAGCTGCTGGCCGCCACTCCGTTCCAGCACACCGTGGGCGTCAAGGGCCTGGGCGCTGGCCTGGATGGTAAGCTGGGCGACATCAAGCAACTGCCACCGACCCTGTCGCTGCAGTACTACCCGATGGAAGCTTCGTCGAAGTTCCAGCCTTACGCCGGTATCGGTCTGAACTACACCATGTTCTTTGACGAAGACCTGAGCAGCAACCGCAAGGCTCAAGGCTTCAGCAACATGAAGTTGAAAGACTCGGTCGGCCTGGCCGGTCAGTTGGGCATGGACTACATGATCAACGACAACTTCCTGATCAACGCCGCGGTCTGGTACGTCGACATCGACACCAAGGCCACCATCGACGGCCCGAGCGCCCTGGGCGTTGGCAAGACCAAGGTCGACGTCGATGTCGATCCATGGGTCTACATGGTTGGCGTGGGTTACAAGTTCTAA